One segment of Fimbriiglobus ruber DNA contains the following:
- the rnpA gene encoding ribonuclease P protein component, whose protein sequence is MDPTRDDRRPLPFPQTLRLKAPAQFQAVYDRKKSVSDERLIVYAGENGLPHARLGVSVSRKVGGAVLRNWYKRLFREAFRLSQHDLPAGVDLIMIPRPGPEPTVVQLQASLVKLAAQAAKRLAAPPRGPAPSPAPPPAPAEARP, encoded by the coding sequence ATGGACCCGACCCGCGACGACCGCCGCCCGTTGCCCTTCCCGCAGACGCTGCGGCTGAAGGCGCCCGCGCAGTTTCAGGCGGTGTACGACCGGAAGAAGTCGGTGAGTGACGAGCGGCTGATCGTCTACGCGGGCGAGAACGGCCTGCCGCACGCGCGGCTGGGCGTGTCGGTGTCGCGGAAGGTCGGCGGGGCGGTTTTGCGGAACTGGTACAAGCGGCTGTTCCGCGAGGCGTTCCGGCTGAGTCAGCACGACCTGCCGGCGGGCGTCGACCTGATCATGATCCCGCGCCCCGGCCCCGAGCCGACCGTGGTTCAGCTTCAGGCGTCGCTGGTCAAACTGGCGGCCCAGGCCGCGAAGCGCCTGGCCGCCCCGCCCCGCGGTCCGGCTCCCAGTCCCGCGCCGCCCCCGGCGCCCGCGGAGGCCCGCCCGTGA
- a CDS encoding ABC transporter permease → MRTTDLIGAAAGGLWRQKARTALTLAGVAVGGCAMAFSLSLGIGLRALIDREFQSRPGFWSVYVRASQRGLPVPEAEIPPEKIEVVGQMADDRRQRIRARRITEYQNERPRRPPVALTAERVAELRTLPDVVDVTTTHVWGGRVSLGDVRRDATVMASVPPAKAAAKRLIAGQVPAADDPAAAFVSEYLLYRLGVRDDAAVAAVIGKVIHIRVGGTNDAIPENFARSIGAIPDDLTAFQEQTLAKIAAQLPKAIDKLDLTATEKRALSSLFAPRVKPKAGTAAEKADAGVEGGFRIAGVYRLPTAEEGEGGMADPDAAAMNYPDLFIPPESGNRLFEQIPYVKQTGFQSATIRVRPGGDLVRVVAAAKAMGLQADSAAEWHKSAKREVTLIAAGLNLFSLVSLLIAALGITNTLITSVVERTREIGILKALGATDRQVMALFLTEGGIIGLTGGLLGLALAWGLSFPADSLVHRLIQEQAPEMLVSETVFEFPAWLPVLTVVFAILVTTLAAFYPSRRAARVQPVEALRHE, encoded by the coding sequence GTGCGTACCACCGACCTGATCGGGGCCGCCGCGGGCGGATTGTGGCGGCAGAAGGCGCGGACCGCGCTCACCCTGGCCGGCGTGGCCGTCGGCGGGTGCGCGATGGCGTTCAGCCTGTCGCTCGGGATCGGCCTGCGGGCCCTGATCGACCGGGAGTTCCAGAGCCGGCCGGGGTTCTGGAGCGTGTACGTCCGCGCGTCCCAGCGGGGGTTGCCCGTCCCCGAGGCGGAAATCCCGCCCGAGAAAATCGAAGTCGTCGGCCAGATGGCGGACGACCGCCGGCAGCGGATTCGCGCCCGCCGAATCACCGAATATCAGAACGAACGCCCCCGCCGCCCGCCGGTCGCGCTGACCGCGGAGCGGGTCGCGGAGCTGCGCACCCTGCCGGACGTCGTCGACGTGACTACCACGCACGTCTGGGGCGGGCGGGTGTCGCTCGGCGACGTCCGCCGGGACGCGACGGTGATGGCTTCGGTCCCGCCCGCCAAGGCCGCGGCCAAGCGGCTGATCGCCGGCCAGGTGCCGGCCGCGGACGACCCGGCCGCCGCGTTCGTCTCGGAATACCTTCTCTACCGGCTGGGCGTAAGGGACGACGCGGCGGTGGCAGCCGTCATCGGCAAAGTCATCCACATTCGCGTCGGCGGGACGAACGACGCCATCCCGGAAAACTTCGCGCGGTCGATCGGCGCGATCCCGGACGACCTGACCGCGTTCCAGGAGCAAACGCTGGCAAAGATCGCCGCTCAGCTGCCCAAGGCGATCGACAAGCTCGACTTGACCGCCACGGAAAAACGGGCGCTTTCGAGCCTGTTCGCCCCGCGGGTCAAGCCGAAGGCGGGCACCGCGGCGGAGAAGGCGGACGCCGGGGTCGAGGGGGGGTTCCGCATCGCCGGCGTCTACCGCCTGCCGACCGCGGAGGAAGGCGAGGGCGGGATGGCCGACCCCGACGCCGCGGCCATGAATTACCCCGACCTGTTCATCCCGCCCGAGAGCGGGAACCGGCTGTTCGAACAAATCCCTTACGTCAAGCAGACGGGCTTCCAGTCCGCGACGATCCGCGTGCGCCCGGGCGGCGACCTGGTCCGGGTGGTGGCGGCGGCCAAGGCGATGGGGCTGCAAGCGGACTCGGCGGCCGAGTGGCACAAGTCGGCGAAGCGAGAAGTGACGCTGATCGCGGCCGGGCTGAACCTGTTCTCCCTGGTCTCGCTCCTGATCGCCGCCCTCGGGATCACGAACACGCTCATCACGAGCGTCGTCGAGCGGACGCGGGAGATCGGCATCCTCAAGGCGCTGGGGGCGACCGACCGCCAGGTGATGGCACTGTTCTTGACCGAGGGGGGGATCATCGGTTTGACGGGCGGCCTCCTCGGCCTCGCACTGGCATGGGGCCTGTCGTTCCCGGCCGATAGCCTCGTTCACCGGTTGATCCAGGAGCAGGCTCCTGAGATGCTGGTGTCCGAAACCGTCTTCGAGTTCCCCGCGTGGCTACCGGTGTTGACGGTGGTGTTCGCGATCCTGGTGACGACCCTGGCCGCCTTCTACCCCTCCCGCCGGGCCGCTCGCGTGCAGCCGGTCGAAGCCCTGCGGCACGAGTGA
- a CDS encoding alpha/beta fold hydrolase, which produces MHSPHPTAADLARAVARYDAETRPGVLQTPRYRLRYVSWGKPTERPLVFVHGMADQPRSFAMLMSQLVDAGFWCVGYDLANGASDGAVLGMYKHRDFAADLIALLDHLGAKTVDALGSSFGSTIVLRSLATYPDRFRRAVLQGGFARRPLNRFERGLCRLGRYWPWTMGQLIIRERMMLRYDGPAFDGCPPEVFQFLLQCSGATPARAAARRTLIIDKLDLRPFLPTIPHPVLMIGGDRDAIVFREFEADVERGLKNVRRVEYSPCGHYPQYTMPGPMAAEMKDFLATDEHG; this is translated from the coding sequence ATGCACTCACCTCACCCCACGGCCGCCGACCTCGCCCGCGCCGTCGCCCGGTACGACGCCGAGACGCGGCCCGGCGTACTCCAGACGCCCCGCTACCGGCTCCGGTACGTTTCCTGGGGCAAGCCCACCGAACGCCCGCTCGTGTTCGTTCACGGCATGGCCGACCAGCCGCGGTCGTTCGCCATGCTGATGAGCCAACTCGTGGACGCCGGGTTCTGGTGTGTGGGCTACGACCTAGCGAACGGCGCGAGCGACGGCGCCGTCCTCGGGATGTACAAGCACCGGGACTTCGCGGCCGACCTGATCGCACTGCTCGACCACCTCGGCGCGAAGACGGTCGACGCCCTCGGCTCGTCGTTCGGGTCGACGATCGTGCTGCGCTCCCTGGCGACCTATCCAGACCGATTCCGGCGGGCCGTTCTCCAGGGCGGGTTCGCGCGGCGGCCGCTGAACCGCTTCGAGCGCGGGCTCTGCCGGCTCGGGCGGTACTGGCCGTGGACGATGGGCCAGCTCATCATCCGCGAGCGGATGATGCTCCGGTACGACGGCCCCGCGTTCGATGGCTGCCCGCCCGAAGTGTTCCAGTTCCTGCTCCAGTGCAGCGGCGCCACCCCTGCCCGGGCGGCCGCGCGGCGGACACTCATCATCGACAAACTCGACCTCCGCCCGTTCCTGCCGACGATCCCGCACCCCGTGCTGATGATCGGCGGCGACCGCGACGCGATCGTTTTCCGGGAGTTTGAAGCCGACGTGGAACGGGGGCTCAAGAACGTGCGGCGGGTCGAGTACAGCCCGTGTGGGCACTACCCGCAGTACACGATGCCCGGGCCGATGGCGGCCGAGATGAAAGATTTTTTAGCCACGGATGAACACGGATAA
- a CDS encoding DUF1559 domain-containing protein: MIHRRGFSLVELLVVIGVIGVLVGLALPAVQAARDTASRAACQNRLRQLGVGLHNYHSARGCFPYSSFGVNPAAVGAATPDEILSWMANILPYLEQQALYDQASAACRAERLAYLDPPHTGNSTPVAAFVCPADQRLTRPLTTPTGRSVALTSYIGVAGSGLAPNILPQQEAPGGGFDWHQVVRLTDITDGTSNTIHVAERPPPDTAQAGEWYQSAWGREIFPGPTGTMYYFQAPFVVDADPCPSSLYGPGRTDNPCDRYHFWSLHRGGANFLYCDGAVRFLPYTAASAVMSALCTRAWNEVVEQP; this comes from the coding sequence ATGATCCATCGCCGCGGTTTCTCGCTTGTGGAACTCCTCGTGGTTATCGGGGTGATCGGCGTGCTTGTCGGGCTAGCACTGCCAGCGGTGCAGGCGGCCCGGGACACCGCCAGTCGTGCGGCTTGCCAGAATCGTTTGCGGCAACTGGGTGTCGGCCTTCACAACTACCACTCCGCGCGCGGGTGTTTTCCGTACAGCAGCTTTGGCGTGAACCCCGCCGCCGTCGGCGCGGCCACGCCGGACGAGATTTTGTCGTGGATGGCCAATATTCTGCCGTATCTTGAGCAGCAGGCCCTGTACGACCAGGCTTCTGCCGCTTGTCGGGCCGAGCGATTGGCGTACCTCGATCCGCCGCACACGGGCAACTCTACCCCCGTCGCCGCATTCGTTTGCCCAGCCGACCAGCGTCTCACGCGGCCACTCACGACTCCCACCGGTCGGTCGGTGGCGCTGACGTCGTACATCGGAGTGGCCGGTTCGGGCCTTGCTCCCAACATCCTGCCGCAACAGGAGGCTCCGGGTGGCGGGTTTGACTGGCATCAGGTAGTCCGCCTGACGGACATCACTGACGGAACTTCGAATACGATTCACGTTGCCGAGCGTCCGCCGCCGGACACCGCACAAGCCGGTGAGTGGTACCAGTCGGCTTGGGGACGAGAGATCTTCCCCGGCCCGACCGGGACGATGTACTACTTTCAGGCGCCATTCGTCGTCGACGCCGACCCGTGCCCGAGTTCGCTCTACGGCCCAGGGCGAACCGACAACCCGTGCGACCGGTACCACTTCTGGAGTCTGCACCGCGGCGGGGCCAACTTCCTGTACTGCGACGGGGCGGTGCGGTTCTTGCCTTACACGGCGGCGAGCGCGGTCATGTCGGCATTGTGTACCCGGGCGTGGAATGAAGTCGTGGAACAGCCATGA
- a CDS encoding DUF1573 domain-containing protein, whose translation MTRYILIVLLTVSFAAVWGVAWYSKRGSSPGVPTIHVPEFIDLGECEAGQIATSEFDIANDGTAELNIAGVHAACSCTGLETKQPDGQYSKVEAVTILPGERKTFVVRLAVNGPPGESLTSGFHFQTDDPARPEVNLAVRLRRIRSGAFSQPVAFAFGTTSVSQPVFKVVDIIDAVSPPRAVDRVATSNSELVRLTQLAVPEAEAAIPGGRIVARVRIDVATQTPAEIDERVNVWLVNEAPSSPVSIRVLGRVAAPVEFAPKTLVLLPTAGDVRQGTFLCVTHGRPATVRVVECPSGFTAHFDSEVAPTAPRRLVVARTTLGSAADAQIRVGVTLDGIETVHTLQVTCATD comes from the coding sequence ATGACGCGTTACATTCTCATCGTCCTTCTCACCGTGTCCTTCGCCGCGGTTTGGGGCGTGGCGTGGTACTCAAAACGCGGTTCGTCGCCCGGGGTGCCGACCATTCACGTCCCGGAGTTTATCGATCTCGGGGAATGCGAGGCGGGTCAAATCGCCACCTCGGAATTTGATATTGCCAACGACGGCACCGCGGAATTGAACATTGCGGGCGTCCACGCGGCGTGTTCGTGCACGGGGCTGGAGACGAAGCAGCCGGATGGCCAATATTCAAAAGTTGAGGCGGTCACCATACTACCGGGCGAACGAAAAACGTTCGTGGTTCGCCTCGCCGTGAACGGACCGCCGGGCGAGTCGCTCACGAGCGGCTTCCACTTCCAAACCGACGACCCGGCACGCCCCGAGGTCAACCTTGCCGTTCGACTCCGTCGCATCCGGTCGGGCGCGTTTTCTCAGCCGGTCGCGTTCGCCTTTGGAACGACGTCCGTCAGTCAGCCCGTGTTCAAGGTCGTCGATATCATCGATGCCGTCTCGCCGCCCCGGGCAGTCGATCGGGTAGCGACGAGCAACTCCGAGCTGGTTCGGCTCACGCAACTTGCTGTCCCGGAAGCCGAAGCTGCCATTCCCGGCGGCCGGATCGTCGCCCGCGTGCGTATCGATGTCGCAACCCAAACGCCGGCGGAAATCGACGAGCGCGTCAACGTGTGGCTCGTGAACGAGGCCCCCAGTAGTCCCGTGTCGATACGTGTTCTCGGACGGGTTGCTGCGCCCGTCGAGTTTGCGCCGAAAACACTCGTGTTATTGCCGACGGCGGGCGACGTGCGACAGGGTACGTTCTTGTGCGTGACGCACGGTCGCCCGGCCACAGTCCGGGTGGTCGAATGCCCGTCAGGATTCACCGCCCACTTCGATTCCGAAGTCGCCCCCACCGCCCCGCGGCGGCTAGTCGTTGCCCGTACCACCCTAGGGTCAGCTGCCGACGCTCAGATCCGCGTCGGGGTGACCCTGGACGGGATTGAAACCGTCCACACACTTCAGGTAACATGCGCGACCGACTAG
- the yidD gene encoding membrane protein insertion efficiency factor YidD translates to MIRWLWHGPAVVLSAILIVGVRGYQYLIRPLLPPVCRFTPGCSEYFILSVGKYGPIKGAIKGTWRICRCNPFFPGGYDPP, encoded by the coding sequence GTGATCCGGTGGTTGTGGCACGGCCCGGCAGTGGTGTTGTCCGCGATCCTGATCGTGGGCGTTCGCGGATATCAGTATCTCATCCGCCCGCTGCTCCCGCCGGTCTGCCGGTTCACGCCCGGGTGCAGCGAGTATTTCATCCTCTCGGTCGGCAAATACGGGCCGATCAAGGGGGCGATCAAAGGCACATGGCGAATCTGCCGGTGCAACCCGTTCTTCCCGGGCGGCTACGATCCGCCTTGA
- a CDS encoding DnaJ C-terminal domain-containing protein gives MPRDYYEVLGVSRSASPEEIKKAYRKLAAKFHPDRNPGDKEAEAKFKELSSAYEVLSDADKKAQYDRFGHVGPSAGPGGFPGGGGFPGGGQVDPEMAQDLFRNIFGGGGGPGAGADFGDFFAGGGGPKRGKGRGTRAKPQPETVETDISIPFLVAATGGAISISVGGRTIDVKVPAGIEEGKKLRVPASATGSADVYLRVHVDPHPYFTRSGNDVSLEVPIDIPEAVLGTKVEVPTLGDDRLTVKVPPGTSSGGRVRLRGKGINGGDQYLVFKIVAPSSVGEKGKALMEEFAELHPQDARANVLWK, from the coding sequence ATGCCGCGCGATTATTACGAGGTTCTGGGCGTCTCCCGGTCCGCCTCGCCCGAAGAGATCAAGAAGGCGTACCGGAAGTTGGCCGCGAAGTTCCACCCCGACCGCAACCCCGGCGACAAAGAGGCCGAGGCCAAATTCAAGGAACTGTCGAGCGCGTACGAGGTGCTGTCCGACGCCGACAAGAAGGCCCAGTACGACCGCTTCGGCCACGTCGGCCCGTCCGCGGGGCCGGGTGGCTTCCCCGGCGGGGGCGGCTTCCCCGGCGGCGGGCAGGTCGACCCGGAAATGGCCCAGGATCTTTTTCGCAACATCTTCGGCGGCGGCGGCGGCCCGGGTGCCGGAGCCGACTTCGGGGACTTCTTCGCCGGCGGCGGCGGCCCCAAGCGGGGGAAGGGCCGCGGGACCCGGGCCAAGCCCCAGCCCGAAACCGTGGAAACCGACATCTCCATCCCGTTCCTGGTCGCCGCGACCGGCGGGGCGATCAGCATTTCCGTCGGCGGCCGAACGATCGACGTGAAGGTGCCGGCCGGGATCGAAGAAGGGAAAAAGCTCCGCGTGCCCGCGTCCGCGACCGGCAGCGCGGACGTCTACCTCCGCGTTCACGTCGACCCGCACCCGTACTTCACCCGCTCCGGCAACGATGTGTCGCTGGAAGTCCCGATCGACATCCCCGAAGCCGTTCTCGGGACCAAGGTGGAAGTGCCGACACTAGGCGACGACCGGCTGACGGTGAAGGTGCCGCCCGGTACGTCGAGCGGTGGCCGGGTCCGCCTTCGGGGCAAGGGAATCAACGGCGGCGACCAGTACCTCGTTTTCAAAATCGTGGCCCCGTCGTCCGTGGGCGAGAAGGGCAAAGCCCTGATGGAAGAGTTCGCGGAACTCCACCCGCAAGACGCCCGCGCGAACGTGTTATGGAAGTGA
- a CDS encoding cyclase family protein, whose protein sequence is MRFIDLSQPVYHDSPNCPAHPPVKSEVIKDHPAHGWRVELMTLASHTGSHVDAPLHKIAGGASLDDIPLEHWAGPAYIADFRGIAPGTKITAEMLAAKLPPELAGQIVLLATGWGDKRAKTDEWLYQSPCLSEDGAAFLVAAGIRGVGIDHYSIGGMTDPTNPRVHTILLGAGVWVVEELRFPPEVFDLPQPVTYMGLPVNFRGHTGAFCRPVLVVG, encoded by the coding sequence GTGCGGTTCATCGACCTGTCGCAGCCCGTGTACCACGACTCGCCCAATTGCCCCGCGCACCCGCCGGTGAAGTCCGAGGTCATCAAGGACCACCCGGCCCACGGCTGGCGCGTCGAGCTGATGACCCTCGCCAGCCACACCGGGTCGCACGTGGACGCCCCGCTGCACAAAATCGCGGGCGGCGCCAGCCTGGACGACATCCCCCTCGAACATTGGGCCGGCCCCGCGTACATCGCCGACTTTCGCGGCATCGCGCCGGGTACGAAGATCACGGCCGAAATGCTGGCCGCGAAGCTCCCGCCCGAACTGGCCGGCCAGATTGTGCTGCTCGCGACTGGCTGGGGCGACAAGCGGGCAAAGACGGACGAGTGGCTTTACCAATCCCCGTGTCTGTCCGAAGACGGGGCCGCATTCTTGGTCGCGGCCGGCATCCGCGGCGTTGGCATCGACCACTATTCGATCGGCGGCATGACCGACCCGACGAACCCGCGGGTCCACACGATCTTGCTCGGCGCCGGCGTCTGGGTGGTCGAAGAACTCCGGTTCCCGCCCGAGGTCTTTGACCTTCCCCAACCCGTGACGTACATGGGCCTGCCCGTCAACTTCCGCGGTCACACCGGCGCGTTCTGCCGGCCGGTGCTGGTGGTGGGATAA
- a CDS encoding tetratricopeptide repeat protein: MTRYTRIAASALGILFLASATTGADPAPKPPAAPRATPAGAAHDAELVERVVAARKEYHHALVALYEVYAKSGDAERAKWVEDELRAFHLATKPSYRLDILDVPPATLEAKANIKEANDLYKLAMEYKDRGLGTDYVLNQRRAELLLQEILQKHPTSDKIADVAYQLGELYEGRAYRQYDRAAAYYERSYQWRKGSHSDARMRAARIYDKQLKERSRAIELYREEIANDTDAGRIKEAEKRLGELTANKK; the protein is encoded by the coding sequence ATGACTCGCTACACCCGAATCGCGGCCTCCGCACTGGGTATTCTTTTCCTGGCAAGCGCCACCACCGGGGCCGACCCGGCCCCGAAGCCGCCCGCCGCCCCGCGGGCGACCCCCGCGGGCGCCGCGCACGACGCCGAGTTGGTCGAGCGAGTCGTCGCGGCCCGCAAGGAATACCACCACGCGCTCGTCGCCCTGTACGAGGTGTACGCCAAGTCCGGGGACGCCGAGCGGGCCAAGTGGGTGGAAGACGAACTGCGGGCGTTCCACCTCGCCACCAAGCCGTCGTACCGTCTCGACATCCTCGACGTGCCCCCCGCGACACTCGAAGCGAAGGCCAACATCAAGGAAGCCAACGACCTGTACAAGCTCGCGATGGAATATAAAGACCGCGGCCTCGGTACGGATTACGTCCTGAACCAGCGGCGGGCCGAGTTGCTCTTACAGGAGATCCTTCAGAAGCACCCAACCAGCGATAAGATCGCGGACGTGGCGTACCAGCTCGGGGAACTGTACGAGGGCCGGGCGTACCGCCAGTACGACCGGGCGGCGGCGTACTACGAGCGGTCGTACCAGTGGCGGAAGGGTTCGCACTCGGACGCCCGGATGCGGGCCGCCCGGATCTACGACAAACAGCTCAAGGAGCGGTCGCGGGCCATCGAGCTGTACCGCGAGGAGATCGCCAACGACACCGACGCGGGACGGATCAAGGAAGCCGAGAAGCGGCTGGGCGAACTCACCGCGAACAAGAAATAA
- a CDS encoding cation diffusion facilitator family transporter yields MTQPNLRGPITLSILAAVLTIGMKAAAYLISGSVGLLADALESGINLIAAVTAYFSLSYAARPADATHTYGHEKIEFFSSGLEGALICVAGLGAAVFAASHLIVPPALEAVDLAAGIAAVATVINLVVGRILLRAGRAHGSIVLEADGQHLMADVWTTGAVVTGLGLVALTGFRQLDPILALGVGLHIVYMGSHLVRRSFDGLMDHALPPDEQATLRDAIRAALPRGTDFHHLRTRRAGRRKFADFHLLVAGTMSVRDAHALAHHVESHLHDKIPELEAAIHIEPIDEDTSWEAAELARLGEPPTPTAAHLPPAAPPIDD; encoded by the coding sequence ATGACGCAACCCAATCTCCGCGGGCCGATTACCCTGTCGATCCTGGCGGCCGTCCTGACGATCGGCATGAAGGCCGCCGCGTACCTCATTTCGGGGTCGGTCGGGTTACTGGCGGACGCGCTGGAATCCGGCATCAACCTGATCGCGGCGGTGACGGCATACTTCTCCCTGTCTTACGCCGCCCGCCCGGCGGACGCGACCCACACTTACGGACACGAGAAGATCGAGTTCTTTTCGAGCGGGCTGGAAGGAGCCCTCATCTGCGTGGCCGGCCTGGGAGCCGCTGTGTTCGCGGCCAGCCACCTCATCGTCCCCCCGGCCCTGGAGGCCGTCGACCTGGCGGCCGGGATCGCGGCCGTCGCCACGGTCATCAACCTGGTCGTCGGCCGGATCCTGCTCCGGGCCGGGCGGGCGCACGGGTCGATCGTCCTCGAAGCCGACGGCCAGCACTTGATGGCGGACGTGTGGACGACCGGGGCCGTCGTGACCGGGCTGGGGCTCGTCGCCCTGACCGGGTTTCGTCAGCTCGACCCGATCCTCGCCCTGGGCGTCGGTTTGCACATTGTTTACATGGGCTCCCATCTCGTCCGCCGGTCGTTCGACGGGCTGATGGACCACGCGCTGCCGCCCGACGAGCAAGCCACGCTGCGGGACGCGATCCGCGCAGCTTTGCCCCGCGGGACCGACTTCCACCACCTGCGGACCCGCCGGGCCGGCCGCCGCAAGTTCGCCGACTTCCACCTGCTGGTGGCCGGCACGATGTCGGTCCGCGACGCCCACGCGCTCGCCCACCACGTCGAGAGCCACCTGCACGACAAGATCCCCGAACTGGAGGCGGCCATCCACATCGAGCCGATCGACGAGGACACGTCGTGGGAAGCGGCCGAACTCGCCCGCCTCGGCGAACCTCCGACCCCCACGGCCGCCCACCTGCCGCCCGCGGCGCCGCCGATCGACGACTGA
- a CDS encoding PIN/TRAM domain-containing protein yields MLMWLLRGFFATLLVAIAAFAYSFFHSEDPLAGVATAAAIVAIGGFVLFTDVKERNKQIGTISAVYFGLLLGLLLGWLFSLALGPIIEAAYTGSPERVNQLNTIWRFVLTLACCYISISTLLQTKDDFRFIIPYVEFSKQVKGERPMVLDTSVIIDGRIADLCDTRVVDTKLIVPRFVLQELQAIADSSDKLKRNRGRRGLDILKRLQSNTKIELLMHDGNVGEIRPGEKIRVDERLVLFTKAINGRVVTNDFNLNKIAQLQGVDVINLNEVANSLKTVALPGEYLQVKVVKAGDQIGQGVGYLDDGTMVVIEQGRHLIGQDTSLLVTSVLQTPAGRMIFGRPEGRPSGTFNPVPGPSSGTHSPVTAGGGAQSGTHPPFAPEKSGPQQPLRGPDGAKP; encoded by the coding sequence ATGTTGATGTGGTTACTCCGCGGATTCTTCGCGACGCTGTTGGTCGCGATCGCCGCGTTCGCGTACAGCTTTTTCCACTCCGAAGACCCGCTGGCCGGGGTTGCCACCGCGGCCGCCATCGTCGCGATCGGGGGGTTCGTCCTCTTTACCGACGTGAAGGAGCGGAACAAGCAGATCGGGACGATCTCGGCCGTGTACTTCGGCCTCCTGCTCGGCCTCCTGCTCGGGTGGCTGTTCTCGCTCGCCCTCGGGCCGATCATCGAAGCGGCTTATACCGGGTCGCCGGAGCGAGTCAATCAGCTGAACACGATCTGGCGGTTCGTCCTGACCCTGGCGTGTTGCTACATATCGATTTCAACGCTTTTGCAGACCAAGGACGATTTTCGGTTCATTATCCCTTATGTCGAGTTTTCCAAGCAGGTCAAGGGCGAGCGGCCGATGGTGCTCGACACGAGCGTGATCATCGACGGCCGGATCGCGGACCTGTGCGATACTCGTGTGGTGGACACGAAGTTGATCGTCCCCCGGTTCGTCCTCCAGGAGCTTCAAGCGATCGCGGACAGCTCGGACAAGCTGAAGCGGAACCGCGGCCGCCGCGGGCTGGACATCCTGAAGCGGCTCCAATCGAACACGAAGATCGAACTGCTGATGCACGACGGGAACGTCGGCGAGATCCGGCCCGGGGAAAAGATCCGGGTCGACGAGCGGCTGGTGCTGTTCACGAAGGCGATCAACGGGCGGGTGGTCACGAACGACTTCAACCTGAACAAGATCGCCCAGTTGCAGGGCGTGGACGTCATCAACCTGAACGAGGTGGCGAACTCCCTGAAGACGGTCGCCTTGCCGGGGGAATACCTCCAGGTCAAGGTGGTCAAGGCCGGCGACCAGATCGGTCAGGGCGTCGGGTATCTCGACGACGGGACGATGGTCGTCATCGAGCAGGGCCGGCACCTGATCGGGCAGGACACGTCGCTGCTGGTGACGAGCGTCCTGCAAACGCCGGCTGGGCGGATGATCTTCGGCCGGCCGGAAGGCCGCCCGTCCGGGACGTTCAACCCGGTCCCGGGGCCGTCGAGCGGGACGCACTCCCCGGTCACCGCCGGGGGCGGCGCGCAGAGCGGGACGCACCCGCCGTTCGCGCCCGAGAAGTCCGGGCCGCAGCAGCCGCTCCGCGGGCCGGACGGCGCGAAACCTTAA